In a single window of the Chelonia mydas isolate rCheMyd1 chromosome 8, rCheMyd1.pri.v2, whole genome shotgun sequence genome:
- the RGS2 gene encoding regulator of G-protein signaling 2, with product MQSAIFFALQHDCGQMERTPSSCQNEEKKGKMKRTIVKDWKTRLSYFLQNSSTFTKTKSNKKGKQHTYFRPSPEEAQLWSEAFDELLANKYGLAAFRTFLKSEFCEENIDFWLACEDFKKIKSPQKRRSKAKKIYNDFIEKEAPKEINIDFQTKNMIAQNIQEATQTCFSAAQKRVYSLMENNAYPRFLESEFYQELCKQSQISREPQET from the exons ATGCAAAGTGCAATCTTCTTTGCTCTTCAGCACGACTGTGGACAAATGGAGAGAACTCCCAGCAGCTGCCAAAAcgaggagaagaaaggaaagatgAAGAGAACTAT CGTTAAGGATTGGAAAACAAGATTGAGCTACTTCCTGCAAAACTCTTCCACTTTTACAAAAACAAAGTCcaacaaaaaaggaaagcaaCACACTTACTTCAG ACCTTCTCCTGAAGAAGCCCAGCTGTGGTCAGAAGCTTTTGATGAACTTCTAGCTAATAAAT ATGGTCTTGCAGCTTTTCGAACTTTTTTGAAATCAGAGTTCTGCGAGGAGAACATCGATTTCTGGCTGGCCTGTGAAGACTTCAAGAAAATCAAGTCACCACAGAAGCGGAGATCCAAGGCTAAAAAGATCTACAATGACTTCATTGAAAAAGAAGCTCCCAAAGAG ATAAACATAGACTTTCAAACCAAGAACATGATTGCCCAGAATATCCAAGAAGCTACACAGACTTGCTTCAGTGCTGCACAGAAGAGAGTCTACAGCTTAATGGAGAATAACGCGTACCCACGATTTTTGGAGTCCGAATTCTATCAGGAACTGTGTAAACAGTCACAGATTTCCAGGGAGCCTCAAGAGACATGA